The following are from one region of the Chloracidobacterium sp. genome:
- a CDS encoding winged helix-turn-helix transcriptional regulator codes for MKFHETVSYLLWRVATAHKSHLEKRLGEIGIHGGQTVVLFELWKRDGRRQIDIANELGLAAPTVNKTVGGLIASGLVTRDRLEDDARSTRIFLTDDGRRMRDKIEEQWLEIEEEILTELTETERLVLFELLTKLKHYYFGTEPEE; via the coding sequence ATGAAATTTCATGAGACGGTCAGCTACCTGCTTTGGCGTGTAGCGACGGCGCACAAATCGCACCTGGAGAAGAGGCTCGGCGAGATCGGCATCCATGGCGGGCAGACAGTCGTTCTCTTCGAACTTTGGAAACGTGATGGGCGCAGACAGATAGATATCGCTAACGAACTCGGGCTTGCCGCACCGACGGTCAACAAAACGGTCGGCGGGCTGATCGCTTCGGGGTTGGTCACACGTGATCGGCTCGAGGATGACGCCCGTTCAACGCGTATTTTCTTGACCGACGACGGCAGGCGAATGCGTGACAAGATAGAAGAGCAGTGGCTGGAGATCGAAGAGGAGATCCTGACCGAGCTAACGGAGACCGAGCGGCTCGTGCTGTTCGAGCTGCTGACGAAACTCAAGCATTATTATTTTGGCACCGAACCCGAGGAGTGA
- the fsa gene encoding fructose-6-phosphate aldolase, with the protein MKFFIDTANLDEIREANELGMIDGVTTNPSLVAKEGDVDFKEHIAAICSLVKGDVSAEVTALDTAGMLSEGRELAAIAPNVVVKCPLTLDGLKATRTFASEGIKVNVTLCFSAAQAILAAKAGATYISPFIGRLDDIATNGMQLIADIVQIYDNYDFDTQVLAASIRHPVHIVECALARADVATIPFKVIKQLVHHPLTDKGLEAFLADWKKSGR; encoded by the coding sequence ATGAAATTTTTTATTGATACAGCAAATTTGGATGAGATCCGCGAGGCCAACGAACTCGGGATGATCGACGGTGTGACGACAAATCCCTCTTTGGTCGCGAAAGAGGGCGACGTCGATTTCAAGGAACACATCGCGGCGATATGCAGCCTGGTCAAAGGCGACGTTTCGGCCGAGGTTACGGCTCTCGACACGGCCGGAATGCTCAGCGAAGGACGCGAGCTTGCGGCCATCGCGCCAAACGTGGTCGTTAAGTGTCCGTTAACACTAGATGGCCTGAAAGCAACAAGGACGTTCGCGTCTGAGGGCATCAAGGTCAATGTGACGCTTTGTTTTTCGGCTGCACAGGCGATACTTGCCGCGAAGGCCGGTGCGACCTACATCTCGCCATTCATCGGACGCCTCGACGATATCGCGACAAACGGCATGCAGCTGATCGCGGATATCGTCCAGATCTATGACAACTACGACTTCGATACGCAGGTTCTGGCAGCATCGATCCGACATCCGGTCCATATTGTAGAATGCGCCCTTGCCCGTGCCGACGTCGCGACGATCCCTTTCAAGGTGATCAAACAGCTCGTCCACCATCCTTTGACCGACAAGGGCCTGGAAGCATTCCTGGCAGATTGGAAGAAAAGCGGACGTTAG